A segment of the Paracoccus suum genome:
CGCGCCTTTGGCTGGGCCGGCGATCACGTCGAGCCCGGCGTCTCTATCGCGAATGCTACTGAGGCCGCCGACTTCGCGCTGCACTACCTCACCTGCATCGGCAACGAGGCCACGGTGACCACCGGCCTCGCGCGGGGCGCGACGGGCGTGGTGACCGGTGAGCATGGCCGTTTGCTCGTCGATTTTGCGCCCGAGATTCTCGAGGACATGACCGTCGGCGACACGGTCCAGATTCGCGCGGTCGGCCGGGGCCTAAGCCTGACCGACTACCCCGAGATCGAGTTCAAGAAGACATCGCCCGCCTTGGCCGAGGCCTACGGCATCAGGCAGGAAAACGGGCAGGTCATCTGCCCCGTCGCCATGGAGTTGCCGGCGCGAATCATGGGCTCGGGGGCCGAGCTGAACTCGGAATATGTCGATCAGGACCTCATGTCCGGCGACCGGGCGCTGATGACCGAACTGGGCATCGATACTATGCGCCTTGGCGATCTGATCGCGATTCGCGACGTGGACCATCGCTTTGGCCGGTCCTTTCGGCCTGACTGGGTCGCGATCTGCATCTGCATCCACGGCGATTCGATCATGACGGGGCACGGCCCCGGAATTCTGACGCTGATCACCGGTCCGGCCGACAAGCTCGGCTTCAGCGTCGAGCCCGGCGCCAACATTGCCCGCACCCTGAACATCCGGAGCCTGTGACATGACCGCTTCCAGCAGCCTCGCCACCAATGCGGCCAACCTGGTCGCCGTCTCGGTCGCGGGCCATATTGCCCATCCCGGCTTTCCAGGCCTGCCGGCAGAGCCCTACCGCCTCGCCGCCGATGGCCGACCCTTCCTGCTGCCGGCCTATGGCGGCATCGTCTATAATGTCAGCGTCGGCGACCGGGCATTCGGCTGGGCAGCCGACTGCGTGCATCCTGGCATCTCGCTGCGCCAGCCCGAGGATACGCGTAACCGCGGCCTGAACGTTTATGCCTGTGTCGGTAATCGTGCCAAGGTCATGACCGGCCCGGCAGCCGGCGCAAAAGGCGTCGTGACTGGCAAGTCGGGCCGCTTTTCCGAACAGGTGATCGTCCACTTCCCGCGCGAGGCCCGCAAGGCGATGGCCGTGGGCGATCAGATCGTCATCCGGTCCGAAGGGATCGGAATGGAGCTGACGGACCATCCCGGCGTCATGATGAAGGGAATCGCCCCCGAGCTGCTGGCCGCCCTGCCCTCGCGCACTGATGGCAAACGGGTCGAATTCGGCGTCGTCGCGCGCATCCCCGCGCATCTCGCAGGTGCCGGCCTGGGTCTGACCTCGGATGGGGGCAGCCTGCATATGCAATCGACGGATCGGGCGCTGCTGGCCAGCCTCGGCCTGGACCAAATGCGGCTCGGCGACATCGTGGCGATCGAAGACACCGACAGCCGCTACAACCACGGCTATTTGCGCGGCGCCTGCACCATCGGGGTGGTTTGCGCCACCGATGGCCCGCGCGCTGGCTTTGGCCCCGGTATCGCCATCCTGATGACCGCGCCGGCGGGCGAGATGGGCACGTTTGCCGAGCCGGCAGCGAACCTCGCCGACCTTCTGAAGCTGGAGGCGTGATCATGCCCATCGCGATGACCAATGTGACCCGCGCAAGTCTGGCGCGCTTCATGGCGGAAGGGTTCCGGGCCCTCGGCCTCAGCGCCGGGGACGCCGACATCTTCGCCGACGCGCTGATCTTTTCAGAACTGCGGTTCCACCCCGGGCACGGCCAGGGAGTCCGCCGCCTGCGCCGCTATCAGGAGCGGATTGCCGAGGGGCTGGTAGACCCTGCCGCGCCGTGGGAGATCATCAAGGAAAGCCCGGCGCTTGCCCTGGTCGATGCGCATAACGGTATCGGCACGGTCGCTGCGGCCAAGGCGATGCGACTGGCGGCCGAAAAGGCCAAGACCTGCGGCATCGGCCAAGTGGTGGTCCGCAACTCGACACACTATGGCAGCAGCGCGGTCCATGCCTGCGCCGCCGCAGAGGCCGGCTGCATCGGCATCAGTTTTACCAACGCCGGGCCCGAGATGGCGCCGTGGGGCGCGCGCGAAGGCGCGGTCGGCACCAATCCGTGGGGCATCGCGGCGCCTACCGGCCTCGGCTTTCCAGCCGTCCTCGACATCGCGCTGACGACTGCCGGTAAGGGGATGATGCAGTGGCACGCGCGCGAGGGGCGGCCCATGCCGCTCGACTGGGCGCTGACCCCGGAGGGCGCCGAGACCGACGATCCCAATGCTGCCATGGCCGGCGCCCTGCTGGGGATCGGCACCTACAAGGGCTACGGCCTGGCCTTCATGACCGACGTGATGACCGGCGTTCTCGGCGGCGGGGGCTATGGCCTGACGCCCTATGCGGATCAAGGCAAGTTGGACGTCAGTCACACTCTGACCGCCATCGACATCGAATG
Coding sequences within it:
- a CDS encoding DUF4438 domain-containing protein, which encodes MVELLQWNTPQLVEMAVTGQVSQPSVRQGGAHVHWPDGRAAVLPGMFGIAYNARVGDRAFGWAGDHVEPGVSIANATEAADFALHYLTCIGNEATVTTGLARGATGVVTGEHGRLLVDFAPEILEDMTVGDTVQIRAVGRGLSLTDYPEIEFKKTSPALAEAYGIRQENGQVICPVAMELPARIMGSGAELNSEYVDQDLMSGDRALMTELGIDTMRLGDLIAIRDVDHRFGRSFRPDWVAICICIHGDSIMTGHGPGILTLITGPADKLGFSVEPGANIARTLNIRSL
- a CDS encoding DUF4438 domain-containing protein gives rise to the protein MTASSSLATNAANLVAVSVAGHIAHPGFPGLPAEPYRLAADGRPFLLPAYGGIVYNVSVGDRAFGWAADCVHPGISLRQPEDTRNRGLNVYACVGNRAKVMTGPAAGAKGVVTGKSGRFSEQVIVHFPREARKAMAVGDQIVIRSEGIGMELTDHPGVMMKGIAPELLAALPSRTDGKRVEFGVVARIPAHLAGAGLGLTSDGGSLHMQSTDRALLASLGLDQMRLGDIVAIEDTDSRYNHGYLRGACTIGVVCATDGPRAGFGPGIAILMTAPAGEMGTFAEPAANLADLLKLEA
- a CDS encoding Ldh family oxidoreductase — translated: MPIAMTNVTRASLARFMAEGFRALGLSAGDADIFADALIFSELRFHPGHGQGVRRLRRYQERIAEGLVDPAAPWEIIKESPALALVDAHNGIGTVAAAKAMRLAAEKAKTCGIGQVVVRNSTHYGSSAVHACAAAEAGCIGISFTNAGPEMAPWGAREGAVGTNPWGIAAPTGLGFPAVLDIALTTAGKGMMQWHAREGRPMPLDWALTPEGAETDDPNAAMAGALLGIGTYKGYGLAFMTDVMTGVLGGGGYGLTPYADQGKLDVSHTLTAIDIEWFMPLEEFRRRMDDFARMVKSRALRPGFTEILLPGEQEARRVERKSRAGVPIDDEVLADLQALGDELGLSAKLELVGPYTEAVL